The Thermotoga neapolitana DSM 4359 sequence ACACGAAAACGAGCAGTCCTACTTTGAACGATGTTGCCACAAGGTCTGGAATTGTAGAGGAGTACAGACTGATTATATACCACCCATCATCGAACATGCGGGTTATTATCTCTCCTGTGTTTTGCTTTTTCAGTTCAAGCATATCAGCGTCGAGCATCAGTCTTATCTGACTTCTGACCAAATTTTTGAACATACCGACGTTGTTGACAGCGGACATGAAACTGGCCAGGAAATCGAAAATAATGGTTAACAAGAGGAACACAAGAAACAACAGAATGTCTCCAAGGAAAGATGAAAGTTCTTTGCTGTGAATCGCTCTGTCAACGGCACTTTGAAGCAAAGTGACCCTTCTGGAATAGAAAAAACCCGAGGCAACTAAGCTCGCAGTTGTCAAAACGGCAAGTGCTATGTGATTCTTCCTCAAGAGCCGAAACTTTCCAGTTTTCATGCCCACTTTTCCTCCCAATTCATTCTACAAACTGCTCCTTTAGAATCTCTGTGTATTTTTCACACCTGACGATCAGCTCCTCGTGAGAACCAGAGTCCAGAATCCGTCCGTTCTCCATGACGTATATCTTTTTGGCCTTTCTCACAGTGGAAAGCCTGTGTGAGATGATAATCACAGTTTCTATTTCCCTCAAGATTTTCTCGAAAATCCTCTCCTCCGTCTTGCCATCAACACCAGAGGTGGCCTCGTCTAGGATGAGAACCTGTGGTTTTCTTATCAAAGCTCTCGCGAGGACTATTCTCTGCCTTTGACCATCTGAGAGTTTTGTTCCCCTCTCTCCTACGATCGTGTCTATTCCGCTTTCCAGTTTCTCAACAAAGTCACACTCACACATTTTGAGAACATTTTCGATTTCATCTTCTGGAAAGTCTTCAAAAAGGGTGATGTTGTTTCTGATTGTTGTATCAAAGAGTATATCGTTCGAGCGAACAAGAACGATGTTTCTTCTGAGTGATTGAAGAGAGTACTGTTCGATGGGAACACCGTTTATGAGAATTTCACCCTCTGTGGGAGACAGTAGCCTGTTGAAAAGAGAAACGAGCGTGCTCTTTCCTGCCCCAGATCTTGCCACAATTGCGATCTTATCCCCGGAGTTTATCTCGAAATTCAAACCAGTGAGAACAGGAGTTCCGTCGTATTTAAAATACACATTCCTCAATTGCAGTTTTTCGAACTTTTCAAGATTTATACCGCTTGCTCTTTCAAAGGGCATGGAAAATATTCTCGCAAAGTTTTCCCAGTTTGGAAGCGTCGAAAAGAACATTGTCAGGCCTGTGAGCGCCATTCTGACGATGTCGTACATCCAGTTCATGTAAGATTCGAAGGCCAGAAGTGTTCCGACACTTATCTCACCCTTCCAGAGAAGATAAATACCGAAGGCAAGAACGATGGTACTCCCGATCCATCTGTTAATGTCGATGTTTCTGTTCGACAGTTCATTTGCCGTACTGTGAGCGATACTCGCCCTGCTCCATTCTCCGGCACTTGAATCGAGGAAGTTTTTGAGAAACGAAGATCCAGAAAACTGTTTGAGAACAGGAATTCCTTCCACCACTTCCCTGGATCTTTTCAAAAACCTCTGGTAGGATTCCTGATCTCTCTGAGAAGCCCTGATGACCATCTTCCTCAGAATCGAGGTTGACACAAAAAACAGAACGATGCTCACCAGGACCACAAGAGTGAGTTTTACACTCAGAATGAACAAAAGGAAAAGAACAGCAAGGAAAAATCCCAGGTTGAAGAAAAACTGCAACCTTCCAAGGTAAACTCCCGAAGCTACCTTCGGAACATCCCTCATGAAAACCGAAAGATAATCACCGGTGTTCTGTGAGTTCGCGTAAGTCAGTGGAAGCGCCAGGATTTTTGCGTATGCGCTCTTCGATTCCCTAGCCCGGGATGCGTTCAGCAAGTACTTCGCAGCTGAGTAGTTGAGTTTGTACATGATGAAAGACTGGGCCACAAGAACGATGAAGTATAGTACTGAGAACAGAGCGATTTCTCCCACATCACCTCTGTAAAACGCACTGTCGATGGTCTTTTTGATGAGAAGTGGAGTAAGAACGTTGGTGGTCAAAAACAGGCCTTCCAGTAAGAAGAAAATCGGATAGTGTTTTTTGTACTTCCTCTCGAATTTTCTGATATCGTCTCTGAGATGACCTGTAAATAAGAAGAGGTTCATAGTTTTCATCCTCCGTTAAAATTATCCATTAAAGGTAATAATGTCCATGGATCAAATTCCAAAATTGTTTCTATTATTTTCTTTTCAACATCACATGCTTTGAACATATCTTTTTGGTAATCACGCTTAAAAATGCATCTACTGCAGTAAAACAAGAAATAGCAATCCTTGCACTTGCTGTATCTAGCTTTGGTAAATAATCTCAAAGCTTTATACCTCCAGTCTTTCAAATTCTTTAGTATTTTTTCTTCATTATCTTTTACAACATTCGATATTCTGTATTTTAAATTTCCTACAACCAGCTGGCATGGGTATATGTTTCCAAAAATATCTACAATAAATGAATTCGACCCAGCAGGGCAAAATGTACTAACAATTATCTTGCCAGAAGAGTCACTAGGGTTGAGATAATTCATCAGTAATTTACACAGCAGGGCACGATCAAAGTCATTTAAATCTCCTCTGCGACTTTTTTCTAACAGAGAAGCTATTATTTCATAATATTCTTGAGCAATGGAAATATCGATTCGTAAATTTTTGTCTAAAGAACCATTCCAGTCGTACACCGGAGAGATAATCACATTTGCAGCATTGAATTCGGTATAGAAATATTTGTATATTTTCAAAATATTCCAACCGAGTTGCTTGTGTAACTTGGTGTAGGTAACTTCAAATGATATAGAAAAACCTTTCTGTTTAAGCAAATTTATGTTATTCTTTATCCGATCAAAACTGCTAGACTTGCTATCAAGACTAGGTCTTGTATTATCTTGTATTTCTTTCGGCCCATCTAGACTAACAACCATATAGATTTGGAATTTATCCTTATAGGACTCGTAAATTTTAATAAAGCGATTGATAGTTTCCTCTGAAACAAATAAACTTGTAGCTACGGTTATTCGCAGATTATTGAATTTTTTAGCATACTTTGATGTCAATATTCTGAACATTTCTTCTATCATTTCAATATTTAGGAGAGGTTCTCCACCAAAAATATGTATATTGTGCACATTATAATTCGAAAGAAAGAAATCAAGGGTCCGTACTAATACATTTCTCTTCATAAAGCCAGGATTACCATATGTTCCAGCGTTAGCATAACAGTATCTGCATTTTAATCTACAAACCTGAGATACATTTAGCGCTAAACGCAAAATATCATTATCTTTAACCAACTTTCTTTTCAGAGAAATTAAAGTATTTTTCTTTAACTTTTCGAGCTCTTCTATGACATTTTTGGCTTTAGTGCGAACTAGGTAAGAAGAAGCCTTTCTTGTTATTTGTATACTATCATCTAATTTGTAGAAATCAAAATTAACCTTGTCTAGAAGATACCTATTATTGCGAGGAGCTTCGATCAATGAGAAAAAGACCTTGGGTAGATTAATGGTTATCATCTCTTAAAACCTCCTTGGTAAAATGAAATAGAGCCTCTTGATGAACCCCTTCCCCTGGCCTTTCGCCAGGGGAAAGGGAAAAAAGCGGCTGCTATTTTTCCTTAACCACACCAACCACAGACGAGACCAGCTCCTCCACATCCTTTTCCTGGGTTCAAATAATCATTAGGAACAACTGGTTTTGGCATCTTCTGCATAGCATCCCCTCCTTTCGTATGTGGTTTCCGAACACCGGTGTTCGGATTCAGAATTACTTAATAAACAAAAGAAACCCTAATTTCCAACAGTTAAATCTTCCGAATGCAACTTCTCTATCAGGAAGGTGTGAACAACAGTTTTTTTCCTCACTGTCGTTTGATAATCATCAGAAGGACTGGGAAACACAAGCGTGTATAGGAGAGAGAGCAGAATAACTATTGTGAGAATGATCCTTCTCACGATTTTCACCCCCCTTCCTTATTAAGACAGATCTTTTGTGATCT is a genomic window containing:
- a CDS encoding Cys-rich RiPP peptide; this translates as MQKMPKPVVPNDYLNPGKGCGGAGLVCGWCG
- a CDS encoding ABC transporter ATP-binding protein — translated: MNLFLFTGHLRDDIRKFERKYKKHYPIFFLLEGLFLTTNVLTPLLIKKTIDSAFYRGDVGEIALFSVLYFIVLVAQSFIMYKLNYSAAKYLLNASRARESKSAYAKILALPLTYANSQNTGDYLSVFMRDVPKVASGVYLGRLQFFFNLGFFLAVLFLLFILSVKLTLVVLVSIVLFFVSTSILRKMVIRASQRDQESYQRFLKRSREVVEGIPVLKQFSGSSFLKNFLDSSAGEWSRASIAHSTANELSNRNIDINRWIGSTIVLAFGIYLLWKGEISVGTLLAFESYMNWMYDIVRMALTGLTMFFSTLPNWENFARIFSMPFERASGINLEKFEKLQLRNVYFKYDGTPVLTGLNFEINSGDKIAIVARSGAGKSTLVSLFNRLLSPTEGEILINGVPIEQYSLQSLRRNIVLVRSNDILFDTTIRNNITLFEDFPEDEIENVLKMCECDFVEKLESGIDTIVGERGTKLSDGQRQRIVLARALIRKPQVLILDEATSGVDGKTEERIFEKILREIETVIIISHRLSTVRKAKKIYVMENGRILDSGSHEELIVRCEKYTEILKEQFVE
- a CDS encoding radical SAM/SPASM domain-containing protein, with product MITINLPKVFFSLIEAPRNNRYLLDKVNFDFYKLDDSIQITRKASSYLVRTKAKNVIEELEKLKKNTLISLKRKLVKDNDILRLALNVSQVCRLKCRYCYANAGTYGNPGFMKRNVLVRTLDFFLSNYNVHNIHIFGGEPLLNIEMIEEMFRILTSKYAKKFNNLRITVATSLFVSEETINRFIKIYESYKDKFQIYMVVSLDGPKEIQDNTRPSLDSKSSSFDRIKNNINLLKQKGFSISFEVTYTKLHKQLGWNILKIYKYFYTEFNAANVIISPVYDWNGSLDKNLRIDISIAQEYYEIIASLLEKSRRGDLNDFDRALLCKLLMNYLNPSDSSGKIIVSTFCPAGSNSFIVDIFGNIYPCQLVVGNLKYRISNVVKDNEEKILKNLKDWRYKALRLFTKARYSKCKDCYFLFYCSRCIFKRDYQKDMFKACDVEKKIIETILEFDPWTLLPLMDNFNGG